The Streptomyces luteogriseus genome includes a window with the following:
- a CDS encoding AEC family transporter, giving the protein MQGVLSGFAVIAVVIGVGYLIGRRGYLGDGGRQVLTKLAFHVASPALLFTTLAQADLSVIFSDRLLVTAMSTAAAAGVFVALGAARGWGVGRTTIGALCSSYVNSGNLGIPIAVYVLGDASLVAPVLLFQLVGVTPVALTVLDLASGGAKRPLWQRLLTPLRNPIALGSLAGVTVSASGLAVPGPLMDPLTLIGNMSVPAVLLAFGISLRGSTLPLRGAERAPVLLAVALKSVFQPLVAYALAAGVFGLRGALLLDVVVTSALPAAQNLFTYASSYRVGEVLAREAILLSTVLSVPVLVVVAAVLG; this is encoded by the coding sequence GTGCAGGGGGTGCTGAGCGGGTTCGCGGTCATCGCCGTCGTCATCGGCGTCGGCTATCTGATCGGCCGCCGGGGCTATCTGGGCGACGGCGGCCGCCAGGTCCTGACCAAGCTCGCCTTCCACGTGGCGTCCCCGGCGCTGCTCTTCACGACCCTCGCGCAGGCCGACCTGTCGGTGATCTTCTCCGACCGGCTGCTGGTCACCGCGATGAGCACGGCAGCGGCGGCGGGTGTCTTCGTGGCGCTGGGCGCGGCGCGGGGATGGGGTGTGGGCCGGACGACGATCGGCGCGCTGTGCTCCAGTTACGTCAACTCCGGGAACCTGGGCATTCCGATCGCCGTGTATGTGCTGGGCGACGCGTCCCTGGTCGCGCCGGTGCTGCTGTTCCAGCTGGTCGGTGTCACACCGGTGGCGCTGACGGTCCTGGACCTGGCGAGCGGAGGGGCGAAGCGGCCCCTGTGGCAGCGACTGCTGACGCCGTTGCGCAATCCGATAGCCCTGGGATCCCTGGCCGGGGTGACGGTCTCGGCGTCGGGCCTCGCGGTTCCGGGTCCGCTGATGGACCCCTTGACCCTGATCGGCAACATGTCGGTCCCGGCGGTCCTGCTGGCCTTCGGTATCTCCCTGCGCGGCAGCACGCTCCCGCTGCGCGGCGCGGAACGGGCGCCGGTGCTGCTCGCCGTGGCCCTGAAGTCCGTGTTCCAGCCCCTGGTCGCCTACGCCCTGGCGGCGGGCGTCTTCGGCCTGCGCGGTGCCCTGCTGCTCGACGTGGTGGTGACGTCCGCGCTGCCGGCGGCGCAGAACCTCTTCACCTACGCGAGCAGCTATCGGGTGGGCGAGGTGCTGGCGAGGGAGGCGATCCTGCTGTCGACGGTGCTGTCGGTGCCGGTTCTGGTGGTGGTAGCGGCTGTGTTGGGGTGA
- a CDS encoding ABC transporter permease, which yields MKKFDKERLLLAVAGPVIALAVAFVLSAIVLLASGKSPFEPFALMFEQLGFSDIQVLIINQASMYYIAALSVAIGFRMNLFNIGVDGQYQLGAMLAAIVGAHVALPAALQVPLLLLTAVLTGAFWAGIAGVLKVTRGVSEVVATIMLNAIATSVIAYLWLPNVFGVKVGNNNTTGEMHESGWIPGIPMGAAGEIYGLVLLAVLLGIGYWVVLNRTRFGFDLRASGASQTAAAASGVDPKRMVLSAMLISGGIAGLAGLPILLGDTHTYSLNFPTGIGFLGIGIALLGRNSPVGIAFAALLWAWLDKASPELDFHGYDKEIAVIMQGLIVLSVVVSYEAVREWGLRRQQRRVGAELAAGHVLGAQNTKEVAGR from the coding sequence ATGAAGAAGTTCGACAAGGAGCGCCTGCTCCTCGCGGTGGCCGGACCGGTCATCGCGCTGGCCGTGGCCTTCGTCCTGAGCGCGATCGTGCTGCTCGCCTCGGGCAAGAGCCCCTTCGAGCCGTTCGCCCTGATGTTCGAGCAGCTGGGCTTCTCCGACATCCAGGTGCTGATCATCAACCAGGCCTCGATGTACTACATCGCGGCGCTCTCGGTGGCCATCGGCTTCCGGATGAACCTGTTCAACATCGGCGTCGACGGCCAGTACCAGCTCGGCGCGATGCTGGCCGCGATCGTCGGCGCCCACGTCGCTCTGCCGGCCGCCCTCCAGGTCCCGCTGCTGCTCCTGACCGCGGTCCTCACCGGCGCCTTCTGGGCCGGCATCGCCGGCGTCCTCAAGGTCACCCGCGGCGTCAGCGAGGTCGTCGCCACGATCATGCTCAACGCGATCGCCACCTCCGTGATCGCCTACCTGTGGCTGCCGAACGTCTTCGGTGTGAAGGTCGGCAACAACAACACCACCGGCGAGATGCACGAGTCCGGCTGGATTCCCGGCATCCCCATGGGCGCGGCCGGTGAGATCTACGGCCTGGTGCTGCTCGCCGTCCTGCTCGGCATCGGCTACTGGGTCGTCCTGAACCGCACCCGCTTCGGCTTCGACCTGCGCGCCTCCGGCGCCTCCCAGACCGCCGCCGCGGCCAGCGGTGTGGACCCCAAGCGCATGGTGCTCAGCGCCATGCTGATCTCCGGCGGCATCGCGGGCCTCGCCGGCCTGCCGATCCTGCTCGGCGACACCCACACCTACAGCCTGAACTTCCCCACCGGCATCGGCTTCCTCGGCATCGGCATCGCCCTGCTCGGCCGCAACAGCCCCGTCGGCATCGCCTTCGCGGCCCTGCTGTGGGCCTGGCTCGACAAGGCCTCGCCCGAGCTCGACTTCCACGGCTACGACAAGGAGATCGCGGTCATCATGCAGGGCCTGATCGTCCTCTCGGTCGTCGTCTCCTACGAGGCCGTCCGCGAATGGGGTCTGCGCCGCCAGCAGCGTCGCGTCGGCGCCGAACTCGCCGCCGGACACGTCCTCGGCGCTCAGAACACGAAGGAGGTGGCTGGCCGATGA
- a CDS encoding ABC transporter permease yields MTTATDVNQPTLQPAAPTGRRLSWPVLLLIIAGGLALTSIVRLITGADGITNVSQMSTALQLAVPIGLAGLGGLWAERAGVVNIGLEGMMILGTWFGAWAGFQWGPWTGVLVGILGGAIGGLLHALVTVTFNVNHIVSGVAINILALGATRYLAPLAFEGHTGGSAKQSPAVDSLGHFTVPGLSDALRDLNSQGWFFVSDIAGLLGGLVTNVSWLTLIAIALIPGTWWILWRTAFGLRLRSCGENPVAAESLGVNVYKYKYIAVVISGGLAGLGGVFLSTVANPFYLEGQVSGRGFIGLAAMIFGNWMPGGLALGAGLFGYTDSLNLRGGSANVHALLLLGALLLIIGAIFLVVRKKYAPSMITAVVAALVFAWYASTDEVPNQVVSATPYVITLVVLAMSAQRLRMPKADGLPYRKGQGK; encoded by the coding sequence ATGACCACCGCGACCGACGTCAACCAGCCCACGCTGCAGCCCGCGGCGCCGACCGGCCGCCGCCTGTCGTGGCCCGTCCTGCTGCTCATCATCGCCGGAGGCCTGGCGCTCACCTCGATCGTGCGCCTCATCACCGGCGCCGACGGCATCACCAACGTCAGCCAGATGTCCACCGCGCTCCAGCTCGCCGTGCCGATCGGCCTCGCCGGTCTCGGCGGCCTGTGGGCCGAGCGCGCGGGCGTGGTCAACATCGGCCTCGAGGGCATGATGATCCTCGGCACCTGGTTCGGCGCCTGGGCCGGCTTCCAGTGGGGCCCGTGGACCGGTGTCCTGGTCGGCATCCTCGGCGGCGCGATCGGCGGTCTGCTGCACGCCCTCGTGACCGTCACCTTCAACGTCAACCACATCGTCTCCGGTGTGGCCATCAACATCCTCGCGCTCGGCGCCACCCGCTACCTCGCGCCCCTCGCCTTCGAGGGCCACACCGGCGGCTCCGCCAAGCAGTCCCCGGCGGTCGACTCCCTCGGCCACTTCACCGTGCCGGGGCTGTCCGACGCACTGCGCGACCTGAACAGCCAGGGCTGGTTCTTCGTCTCCGACATCGCGGGCCTGCTCGGCGGCCTCGTCACCAACGTGTCGTGGCTGACCCTGATCGCCATCGCGCTGATCCCCGGAACCTGGTGGATCCTGTGGCGCACCGCGTTCGGCCTGCGCCTGCGCTCCTGCGGCGAGAACCCGGTCGCCGCCGAGTCCCTCGGCGTCAACGTCTACAAGTACAAGTACATCGCCGTCGTCATCTCCGGCGGACTGGCCGGCCTCGGCGGTGTCTTCCTGTCGACCGTGGCCAACCCCTTCTACCTGGAGGGCCAGGTCAGCGGACGCGGCTTCATCGGTCTCGCGGCGATGATCTTCGGCAACTGGATGCCGGGCGGCCTCGCCCTCGGCGCGGGCCTGTTCGGCTACACCGACAGCCTCAACCTGCGCGGCGGCTCCGCCAACGTGCACGCCCTGCTGCTGCTCGGCGCACTGCTGCTGATCATCGGGGCGATCTTCCTCGTGGTCCGCAAGAAGTACGCCCCGTCGATGATCACCGCGGTCGTCGCCGCCCTGGTGTTCGCCTGGTACGCGAGCACCGACGAGGTCCCGAACCAGGTCGTCTCCGCGACGCCGTACGTCATCACCCTGGTGGTCCTGGCCATGTCGGCCCAGCGACTGCGGATGCCCAAGGCGGACGGGCTGCCGTACCGGAAGGGGCAGGGCAAGTGA
- a CDS encoding BMP family lipoprotein, producing the protein MRRISRITVAGAATASLALALSACGGTSTSGSSDSKGDKGLAIAYDVGGKGDQSFNDAAYAGLEQAKKEFGYQTADVEPTEGETDADKEQRLVSLAKQGHNPVIGVGYAYAAAVKGAAEKFPDTTFGIVDDATINTKNVADLVFSEEQASYLAGVAAAKTSKSKVVGFVGGVDIPLIHKFQAGFAQGVKDTDPKVKVLSQYLTQTAEEGGFASPDKGKTAAEGQIEKKADVVYAAAGLSGQGVIEAAAANKVWAIGVDSDQYQQEALAKYKDSILTSAMKDVAKAVYNLAKSVEDGKPETGIVRGDLKTGEVSLSNSNPKFADDAELQAAIKTAKEKIISGEIKVKSS; encoded by the coding sequence ATGCGCCGGATTTCCCGGATCACGGTCGCAGGCGCAGCGACCGCCTCCCTGGCCCTCGCGCTCTCCGCCTGCGGCGGCACCTCGACCTCCGGGTCGTCCGACTCGAAGGGCGACAAGGGTCTCGCCATCGCCTACGACGTCGGCGGCAAGGGCGACCAGTCCTTCAACGACGCCGCCTACGCGGGCCTGGAGCAGGCGAAGAAGGAGTTCGGGTACCAGACGGCCGACGTGGAGCCCACCGAGGGCGAGACTGACGCCGACAAGGAGCAGCGCCTGGTCTCCCTGGCCAAGCAGGGCCACAACCCGGTCATCGGTGTCGGCTACGCGTACGCCGCGGCCGTCAAGGGTGCCGCGGAGAAGTTCCCGGACACCACTTTCGGCATCGTCGACGACGCCACGATCAACACCAAGAACGTGGCCGACCTGGTCTTCAGTGAGGAGCAGGCCTCCTACCTGGCCGGTGTCGCCGCCGCCAAGACCTCCAAGTCGAAGGTCGTCGGCTTCGTCGGCGGTGTGGACATCCCGCTGATCCACAAGTTCCAGGCGGGCTTCGCCCAGGGCGTCAAGGACACCGACCCGAAGGTCAAGGTGCTCTCGCAGTACCTCACCCAGACGGCTGAGGAGGGCGGTTTCGCCAGCCCCGACAAGGGCAAGACGGCTGCCGAGGGTCAGATCGAGAAGAAGGCCGACGTCGTCTACGCGGCCGCCGGTCTGTCCGGTCAGGGTGTCATCGAGGCCGCCGCCGCCAACAAGGTGTGGGCCATCGGTGTCGACTCCGACCAGTACCAGCAGGAAGCCCTTGCCAAGTACAAGGACTCCATCCTGACCTCGGCGATGAAGGACGTCGCCAAGGCGGTGTACAACCTGGCGAAGTCGGTCGAGGACGGCAAGCCCGAGACCGGTATCGTTCGTGGCGATCTGAAGACCGGCGAGGTGAGCCTGTCGAACTCCAACCCGAAGTTCGCGGACGACGCCGAGCTCCAGGCAGCCATCAAGACGGCCAAGGAGAAGATCATCAGCGGCGAGATCAAGGTCAAGAGCAGCTGA
- a CDS encoding BMP family lipoprotein codes for MRRISKLTRVAVGVASLGLVATACGGTSSDSGDSDSSERGVAIAYDVGGKGDQSFNDAAYAGLTKAKDEFGYKTADIEPTEGETDADKEQRLASLAKQGYNPVIGVGFAYGPALKAAAAKYPDTTFGIVDSVVEAKNVASLVFAEEQASYLAGVAAAKATKSDVVGFVGGVDIPLIHKFEAGYKQGVEDTKPGVQVLSQYLTQTAEEGGFASPDKGKAAAEGQIEKKADVLYAAAGLSGQGVIEAAAKAKVWAIGVDSDQYKQAALAPYKNSILTSALKDVGGAVYALSKSVKDGKPLNGTKTFDLKVNGVGLSESNPEYAKVPGLQDAVNKAKEEINNGTIKVNTE; via the coding sequence ATGCGTCGGATTTCCAAACTGACCCGTGTCGCGGTGGGGGTCGCGTCGCTCGGGCTCGTCGCCACGGCCTGCGGCGGAACCAGCAGTGACAGCGGCGACAGCGACAGCAGCGAGCGCGGCGTCGCGATCGCGTACGACGTCGGCGGCAAGGGCGACCAGTCCTTCAACGACGCCGCCTACGCCGGCCTGACGAAGGCCAAGGACGAGTTCGGCTACAAGACCGCCGACATCGAGCCCACCGAGGGCGAGACGGACGCCGACAAGGAGCAGCGTCTGGCGTCGCTGGCCAAGCAGGGCTACAACCCGGTCATCGGCGTCGGGTTCGCCTACGGCCCGGCGTTGAAGGCCGCGGCCGCCAAGTATCCGGACACCACCTTCGGCATCGTGGACTCCGTGGTCGAGGCCAAGAACGTCGCCTCCCTCGTCTTCGCCGAGGAGCAGGCCTCGTACCTCGCCGGTGTCGCCGCCGCCAAGGCCACGAAGAGCGACGTCGTCGGCTTCGTGGGCGGCGTGGACATCCCGCTGATCCACAAGTTCGAGGCCGGCTACAAGCAGGGTGTCGAGGACACCAAGCCCGGCGTGCAGGTCCTGTCGCAGTACCTCACCCAGACGGCCGAGGAGGGCGGCTTCGCCAGCCCCGACAAGGGCAAGGCCGCCGCCGAGGGCCAGATCGAGAAGAAGGCCGACGTGCTCTACGCGGCCGCCGGCCTGTCCGGACAGGGTGTGATCGAGGCCGCCGCCAAGGCGAAGGTCTGGGCGATCGGCGTCGACTCCGACCAGTACAAGCAGGCCGCTCTGGCCCCGTACAAGAACTCCATCCTCACGTCCGCGCTCAAGGACGTCGGCGGAGCGGTCTACGCGCTGTCCAAGTCGGTCAAGGACGGCAAGCCGCTGAACGGCACGAAGACCTTCGACCTGAAGGTCAACGGTGTGGGGCTCTCCGAGTCCAACCCTGAGTACGCGAAGGTCCCGGGCCTCCAGGACGCCGTGAACAAGGCCAAGGAAGAGATCAACAACGGAACCATCAAGGTCAACACCGAGTAA
- a CDS encoding STAS domain-containing protein: protein MSYASPPGLPIVDAMTPPVLVLPGPVTRDEVRGLSDDVRALLHGTGARVVVCDVAGLGPPGLAAVDLLARLQLAARRAGGRIRLRDPDPALRALLDLVGLRFEVEGEVEEREPPLRVEEAVEPGDAAL, encoded by the coding sequence ATGAGTTACGCCAGCCCGCCCGGTCTACCGATCGTGGACGCCATGACACCGCCCGTACTCGTACTGCCCGGCCCCGTCACCCGGGACGAGGTGAGAGGGCTCAGCGACGATGTGCGGGCACTGCTGCACGGCACCGGTGCCCGGGTCGTGGTGTGCGATGTCGCGGGTCTGGGGCCGCCGGGCCTCGCCGCCGTCGACCTCCTGGCGAGGCTCCAGCTGGCCGCCCGCCGGGCCGGGGGACGGATCCGGCTGCGCGACCCCGACCCGGCCCTACGCGCCCTGCTCGACCTGGTCGGTCTCCGCTTCGAGGTGGAGGGGGAGGTCGAAGAGCGGGAACCACCGCTGCGTGTCGAGGAAGCAGTGGAACCCGGTGATGCGGCCCTCTGA
- a CDS encoding thymidine phosphorylase yields the protein MAMDVISVIRTKRDRGELSDAQIDWVIDAYTRGEVADEQMSALAMAILLNGMNRREIARWTAAMIASGERMDFSSLSRPTADKHSTGGVGDKITLPLAPLVAACGAAVPQLSGRGLGHTGGTLDKLESIPGWRALLSNEEMLNVLDTTGAVICAAGDGLAPADKKLYALRDVTGTVEAIPLIASSIMSKKIAEGTGSLVLDVKVGTGAFMKTIEDARELASTMVGLGTDHGVKTVALLTDMATPLGLTAGNALEVRESVEVLAGGGPADVVELTIALAREMLDAAGVKDADPAKALADGSAMDVWRRMIAAQGGDPDAALPVAREQHVIKAPASGVLTRLDAYDIGVAAWRLGAGRARKEDPVQAGAGVEMHAKPGDTVTEGQPLLTLHTDTPERFEYALQSIEGSYDVAAPGTDFTPSPVVLERIA from the coding sequence ATGGCCATGGACGTCATCTCCGTCATCCGCACCAAGCGGGACCGCGGTGAGCTCAGCGACGCGCAGATCGACTGGGTCATCGACGCGTACACCCGCGGGGAGGTCGCCGACGAGCAGATGTCCGCCCTCGCCATGGCGATCCTGCTGAACGGCATGAACCGCCGCGAGATCGCCCGCTGGACGGCCGCGATGATCGCCTCCGGCGAGCGCATGGACTTCTCGTCCCTGTCCCGCCCGACTGCCGACAAGCACTCCACGGGCGGCGTCGGCGACAAGATCACACTGCCGTTGGCCCCCCTGGTCGCCGCCTGCGGCGCGGCCGTCCCGCAGCTGTCGGGCCGCGGCCTCGGCCACACCGGCGGCACCCTGGACAAGCTGGAGTCCATCCCCGGCTGGCGTGCGCTGCTGTCCAACGAGGAGATGCTGAACGTCCTCGACACCACCGGCGCGGTGATCTGCGCGGCGGGTGACGGACTGGCCCCCGCCGACAAGAAGCTCTACGCCCTGCGGGACGTCACCGGCACGGTCGAGGCGATCCCGCTGATCGCCTCCTCGATCATGTCGAAGAAGATCGCGGAGGGCACGGGCTCCCTGGTCCTGGACGTGAAGGTCGGCACCGGCGCCTTCATGAAGACCATCGAGGACGCCCGTGAACTGGCCTCCACGATGGTCGGCCTCGGGACCGACCACGGCGTGAAGACGGTCGCGCTCCTCACGGACATGGCCACGCCCCTCGGCCTGACCGCCGGCAACGCCCTGGAGGTCCGCGAGTCGGTGGAGGTCCTGGCGGGCGGCGGCCCCGCGGACGTCGTGGAACTGACGATCGCGCTGGCCCGCGAGATGCTGGACGCGGCGGGCGTCAAGGACGCCGACCCGGCGAAGGCCCTGGCCGACGGCTCCGCGATGGATGTCTGGCGGCGCATGATCGCGGCCCAGGGCGGCGACCCGGACGCGGCGCTTCCGGTGGCCCGCGAGCAGCACGTGATCAAGGCCCCGGCCTCGGGCGTGCTGACCCGCCTGGACGCCTACGACATCGGCGTCGCCGCCTGGCGTCTCGGCGCGGGCCGTGCCCGCAAGGAGGACCCGGTGCAGGCGGGCGCCGGCGTCGAGATGCACGCCAAGCCGGGCGACACGGTGACGGAGGGCCAGCCCCTCCTGACACTCCACACCGACACACCCGAGCGCTTCGAGTACGCCCTCCAGTCGATCGAGGGCTCCTACGACGTCGCAGCGCCCGGGACGGACTTCACGCCGTCGCCGGTGGTGCTGGAACGTATCGCCTGA
- a CDS encoding Uma2 family endonuclease produces the protein MSALTVDHSPANGHEWDDLVRIWQETDAPEGCKVEIIEGIVTVAPPPSNAHNDIADLVQRALYEVIPRHWGIYQTLGTAVPSRDGLYIPDLAVAPRQVLRDEGGNFIPAAAAELIVEITSKSNAAHDRIKKAAGYAQAGVPLYLLIDGWAPGGPTITLYGEPQREVYRVLDAGKFGELITLPEPFSLDLDTGEFAEN, from the coding sequence ATGAGCGCACTCACCGTCGACCACTCGCCGGCCAACGGGCACGAGTGGGACGACCTCGTCCGGATCTGGCAGGAGACGGACGCGCCAGAGGGCTGCAAGGTGGAGATCATCGAGGGGATCGTCACCGTGGCACCACCGCCGTCCAACGCCCACAACGACATCGCTGACCTGGTTCAGCGAGCCTTGTACGAGGTCATCCCCAGGCACTGGGGCATCTACCAGACCCTGGGTACGGCGGTCCCGTCCCGTGACGGGCTCTACATTCCTGATCTCGCAGTAGCCCCCAGGCAGGTGCTGCGTGACGAGGGTGGCAACTTCATCCCAGCGGCTGCCGCCGAACTCATCGTCGAGATCACGTCCAAGTCGAACGCGGCGCACGACCGGATCAAAAAGGCCGCAGGCTACGCCCAGGCGGGTGTCCCGCTGTATCTGCTCATCGACGGCTGGGCCCCCGGCGGTCCCACCATCACGCTCTACGGCGAACCGCAACGGGAGGTCTACCGGGTTCTCGACGCGGGCAAGTTCGGAGAACTCATCACGCTGCCCGAGCCCTTCAGCCTCGACCTCGACACCGGCGAGTTCGCCGAGAACTGA
- a CDS encoding ABC transporter ATP-binding protein: MTAVELAGITKRFPGVVANHDIHLSVRKGTVHALVGENGAGKSTLMKILYGMQKPDEGTIAVGGEQVTFSSPADAIVRGIGMVHQHFMLADNLTVLENVVLGSEKLYGIGAKARRKIKELSERYGLDVKPDLLVEELGVAARQRVEILKVLYRGATTLILDEPTAVLVPQEVDALFANLRELRAEGLSVIFISHKLGEVLSVADEITVIRRGTTVGTAVPAETTPRQLAEMMVGSELPTPETAESTVTDRPVISVDQLRLAAPGGKALLDDISFTIHAGEVLGIAGVEGNGQTELVDALIGLRSADSGTIRLADEEITAWPTRRRREQGMGYIPEDRHRHGLLLEAPLWENRILGHVTEKPLAKGVWLDPKAAQEDTRRIVTEYDVRTPGIDVTAASLSGGNQQKLIVGREMSHKPRFLIAAHPTRGVDVGAQAAIWDHIREARREGLAVLLISADLDELIGLSDTLRVIYNGKLVADADPATITPEELGSAMTGAATGHLEHDETPEISKADAPESGEDEAR, encoded by the coding sequence GTGACCGCCGTCGAACTCGCCGGGATCACCAAGCGTTTCCCCGGAGTCGTGGCCAACCACGACATCCACCTCAGCGTCCGCAAGGGCACCGTGCACGCCCTCGTCGGCGAGAACGGCGCCGGCAAGTCCACGCTGATGAAGATCCTCTACGGCATGCAGAAGCCGGACGAGGGCACCATCGCCGTGGGCGGCGAGCAGGTCACCTTCTCGTCGCCGGCCGACGCCATCGTCCGCGGCATCGGCATGGTCCACCAGCACTTCATGCTCGCCGACAACCTCACGGTCCTCGAGAACGTGGTCCTCGGCAGCGAGAAGCTCTACGGCATCGGCGCCAAGGCCCGCCGCAAGATCAAGGAGCTCTCCGAGCGCTACGGCCTCGACGTCAAGCCCGACCTCCTCGTCGAGGAACTCGGCGTCGCCGCCCGCCAGCGCGTGGAGATCCTCAAGGTCCTCTACCGCGGCGCCACCACCCTCATCCTCGACGAGCCGACCGCCGTGCTCGTGCCGCAGGAGGTCGACGCGCTCTTCGCGAACCTGCGCGAACTGCGCGCCGAGGGCCTGTCGGTCATCTTCATCTCGCACAAGCTCGGCGAGGTGCTCTCGGTCGCCGACGAGATCACCGTCATCCGCCGCGGCACCACCGTCGGCACGGCCGTCCCCGCCGAGACGACGCCCCGTCAGCTCGCCGAGATGATGGTCGGCAGCGAGTTGCCCACGCCCGAGACGGCCGAGTCCACGGTCACCGACCGCCCGGTCATCAGCGTCGACCAGCTGCGCCTCGCGGCCCCCGGCGGCAAGGCCCTCCTCGACGACATCAGCTTCACCATCCACGCGGGCGAGGTCCTCGGCATCGCCGGTGTCGAGGGCAACGGCCAGACCGAGCTCGTCGACGCCCTCATCGGCCTCCGGTCCGCCGACAGCGGCACCATCCGGCTCGCCGACGAGGAGATCACCGCCTGGCCCACCCGCAGGCGCCGCGAGCAGGGCATGGGCTACATCCCCGAGGACCGGCACCGCCACGGCCTCCTCCTGGAGGCACCCCTCTGGGAGAACCGCATCCTCGGCCACGTCACCGAGAAGCCCCTCGCCAAGGGCGTCTGGCTGGACCCGAAGGCGGCCCAGGAGGACACCCGCCGGATCGTGACGGAGTACGACGTCCGCACCCCCGGCATCGACGTCACCGCCGCCTCCCTGTCCGGCGGCAACCAGCAGAAGCTGATCGTCGGCCGCGAGATGAGCCACAAGCCGCGCTTCCTCATCGCCGCGCACCCCACCCGGGGCGTGGACGTCGGCGCCCAGGCCGCCATCTGGGACCACATCCGCGAGGCGCGCCGCGAGGGCCTGGCCGTGCTGCTGATCTCCGCCGACCTGGACGAGCTGATCGGCCTGTCCGACACGCTGCGCGTGATCTACAACGGCAAGCTGGTCGCGGACGCCGACCCGGCCACCATCACCCCCGAGGAGCTCGGCTCGGCCATGACCGGTGCCGCCACCGGGCACCTCGAGCACGACGAAACCCCCGAGATCTCGAAGGCCGACGCCCCCGAGTCTGGTGAAGACGAGGCCCGCTGA
- a CDS encoding cytidine deaminase produces MTGTGPAVDWEKLRAVARDAMSRAYAPYSGYPVGVAALVDDGRIISGCNVENASYGLGLCAECGLVSELHNTGGGRLTHFTCVDRHGDTLVPCGRCRQLLHEFGGPEMLLETPAGILPLSQMLPQAFGPEHLSK; encoded by the coding sequence GTGACCGGCACCGGTCCGGCCGTCGACTGGGAGAAGCTGCGCGCGGTGGCCCGGGACGCGATGTCCCGGGCGTACGCCCCGTACTCCGGCTACCCGGTCGGGGTGGCGGCCCTGGTCGACGACGGCCGGATCATCTCCGGCTGCAACGTCGAGAACGCCTCGTACGGCCTCGGTCTGTGCGCCGAGTGCGGCCTGGTGTCCGAGCTGCACAACACCGGCGGCGGCCGGCTGACGCACTTCACCTGTGTCGACCGCCACGGCGACACACTCGTCCCGTGCGGCCGCTGCCGACAGCTGCTCCACGAGTTCGGCGGCCCGGAGATGCTGCTGGAGACCCCCGCGGGGATCCTGCCGCTGTCTCAGATGCTGCCCCAGGCCTTCGGCCCGGAACACCTCAGCAAGTAA
- a CDS encoding sigma-70 family RNA polymerase sigma factor, producing MANGTATPTDLDTRLEAHRTELTGYCYRMLGSSFEAEDAVQDTMVRAWRSYDKFEGRSSLRSWLYRIATNVCLDMLTAGNKRARPMDLTESTPLAQAALSPRPDNTWLEPMPDARVLPSTHDPAEAAVAKESVRLAFMAALQQLPAKQRAVLILREVLAWKASEVAELLDTSVASVNSALQRARATLAERQEPGAEAAVSDPLDEDQQKLLDRYVAAFEGYDMTALTALLHEDAVMTMPPFDLWLTGTRDITGFMTTLGAPCAGSRLVPVQVNGLPGFAQYKPDPDKGGFMPWAVQVLEISEGRITGFHCFLDTQRWFPLFDLPLHLEAETDQVEQGA from the coding sequence ATGGCGAACGGCACGGCGACACCGACGGACCTGGACACCAGGCTGGAGGCCCACCGAACCGAACTGACGGGGTACTGCTACCGGATGCTCGGCTCCTCCTTCGAGGCGGAGGACGCGGTGCAGGACACGATGGTCCGCGCCTGGCGCAGCTACGACAAGTTCGAGGGCCGCTCCAGCCTGCGCTCCTGGCTCTACCGGATCGCGACCAACGTGTGCCTGGACATGCTGACCGCGGGCAACAAGCGCGCCCGGCCCATGGACCTGACCGAGTCCACCCCGCTCGCCCAGGCCGCCCTCTCCCCCCGCCCGGACAACACCTGGCTGGAGCCCATGCCGGACGCCCGTGTGCTGCCCTCGACCCACGACCCGGCGGAGGCGGCGGTCGCCAAGGAGTCCGTGCGGCTCGCCTTCATGGCCGCCCTCCAGCAGCTCCCGGCCAAGCAGCGGGCCGTGCTGATCCTGCGCGAGGTCCTGGCCTGGAAGGCCAGCGAGGTCGCCGAGCTGCTGGACACCTCGGTGGCGTCGGTGAACAGCGCCCTCCAGCGGGCCCGCGCCACCCTGGCCGAGCGCCAGGAGCCGGGCGCCGAGGCGGCCGTCTCCGACCCGCTGGACGAGGACCAGCAGAAGCTGCTGGACCGCTATGTGGCGGCCTTCGAGGGCTACGACATGACGGCGCTGACGGCCCTGCTGCACGAGGACGCGGTCATGACGATGCCGCCGTTCGACCTCTGGCTGACCGGTACGCGGGACATCACCGGCTTCATGACCACCCTCGGCGCGCCCTGCGCGGGCTCCCGGCTGGTGCCGGTCCAGGTCAACGGCCTGCCGGGGTTCGCGCAGTACAAGCCGGACCCGGACAAGGGGGGCTTCATGCCGTGGGCGGTCCAAGTGCTGGAGATCTCAGAGGGCCGCATCACCGGGTTCCACTGCTTCCTCGACACGCAGCGGTGGTTCCCGCTCTTCGACCTCCCCCTCCACCTCGAAGCGGAGACCGACCAGGTCGAGCAGGGCGCGTAG